The DNA sequence TTATCAAGCACCCCTCCGAGGACAACACCATCCCCACCGTCAACCACAACCTCAGAGGCGTGCAGAAGGTGCTTCCATACGCCCCCAGTGATCCTGTTGGTTCAGACTTCAGAACGCACACCATGAACACCATCGACAAGATCTTATCGAACCTCGGCGAGGAAACGGATGGACTAGGCAGCAACTGGTCACCCATAGAAAGGGTCGTGCACAACTTCCACATGTGGGATCTCTGGGCCAGGATTCTAGACGTCTACACGACCATGAAGACACCACCGTCCATTTCCCTCTGTCGCTGCCTCCTGGACACAAGAGGGAACGGTATCTATAAGGCAGTCCATTGGGTCGCCGACCACTACAAGACGGGGACACCGATCACCCTCCTCAACAGACCAATCCCAAAACTTACGGATGCAGCAGCATGGGCAACGTGGAAGAGTCGTCTTCTTCACTACTACAGCCCAGCTGCTTTGACAGACGCTGCTACCTACCTCCACTGTGTTGACATGAGCATGTAGGACACCAACACGACGTGTATCCCAGCTGGAACAGTTATTGGATTGATTCATGTGTCAGCACATCTTGGAAtgcatgtttgtcatgtttctCTATCTGATTCAATACCTGAGGTGATTTGTTTCGAAATTTTACGATCATAAATTTGCTCTTTTCATTTATACCTTTAGATTATGTTATCTGTTTTTCATTTTACGAATCTTCTCCTGACATTATATTTAATAGAGATGTTTTGTTTCAAGAATGAATAATGAATCCACTGATTTGATCTGTATTACTAAattcatacagacatatatccAAGGGCTGGATGCTAAGTATTAACTCTTAAAGGAGccatattcataaatattacaGCAAATAATACCCTTGGCCCCTGTTTCTCACGTTATACCAATAAATCCCGCCATTTCTAGTTTTACCATTGCATCATAAACATAAATGGAGATGACCACGTTATTTAAATTGGGGTATTATAATTTGTTGATGGAACGACAGTTTAAAGCACCCTCTGTCGGTGCCGGTGTGAACAGGCAGTGAGACACAGTTGCACCAAGGCTGGTAGAACCCTTTTTCTATATGATAATCCTTCAACCAATTTGATTCATCACATTTCGAAAACACAAACGGTGAACAGAATTCCTTCACCATTGTTTCAGTTTGTCACAATACTGTCAGGTGAGCTCTGgataacatatacatattgaAGTTCTCAATGTCGGGTACATTTGAAGCCAATGTGTTATACGTCAGCTGCCTTGTGAGAAGCTTGAACTCTGCAACCATTTTAACGTCAGAATGTCTGTTGCCATGACTGAAGGGAATATAATGGGAATTTATCCAAACGACATTGGAAGTATTAGTAGAGTACTGCATATTGTACACGTAATATACTTAATGTTAACATGATAAAATGACCACTATATCCACGCACATACAACATAATGGACGATATCGCATGCTGAGTGTGAGGCGCAAGAAGGTTAATAGTGATATGGCTTATCCCACCAGgtatccattttctgctggatgaacagacaGGGCAGTACTGACAGGACATGTCTTACGAAAGAGTTGGGAAAAGAGATCTTTCTACTTTGAGTGACTGTTATCAATAAAAGAAAATGTCATATACTGATTTTGATGATCACATATATATCGATTCATTCTCTTcacacagtggttacttgtcatatcttcctacgtaacctctgttctattacgaccctttcatgatgcgagtgttcaagactcgtgattggaggcaatcagatttagtagtgcaatcagcgaccttgtaaaagagatcgttcgcaagatctcggtaatttgcggatgcatcgtgaacactagaacctcttccccgagggcgatactcaaatgtttcttctagacagaactcagtcatgccatatttgtttctccacattgcttgcatttgtcaagttgaatctaggccgatgtaacacgtgttctgattggccaGAAAAAGGGcaataaatctgctgccatattttgccgctaggggattttatgagaaccgcgaaatatggtcGTATTAGAAGataggttcgtaggaagatatgacaaggaacctctgtgggaagagaatgatatcGGTTTCATTATTGATGAATTTAAAGTGAAGTTTGTCCAGAATTCGCTAATTAAGTTAACATTACTCATTGATTAGACAACGCTTGAGTAGTGAGCTAATACGGTAAAATGTTAGAATTCCACCTGTTCCGTCAAGATCAGCATTAGAATtaaccttcagtaacccatgcttgtcgtcagaggcgactaacgggatcgggtggtcagacgcgccaacttggttgacacgtgttatcctattccagttgcgtagaaagttgctcatgctgttgatcactggagttcATTAATTACAGCCCGCTGTCCAAAGACTTTGTGCGGCCTAACAGAACAAACTGAACCCAAACTAGAATTCCATGTGAGTGTAGTTTGTTTAGTGAACGAGATCCCGTTCTCTGTACAATCACGGGTGGTTGTATACACAAAGCGATCAGGCAGCTGATATTGCTCCTAAACTTTCAAGTGTAGAATTAACACGTTTTCGAGGTTTGGGTCGAAATTGGTGAGGTAACAGCACTGACGTTTGGACTCTACCtagattttacaccgtcagtGATAACCGAGAAGCAGCCCATTAATaatagaccgccgtcatatagctgaaatattgctgtgtgcggcgttaaacaataaacaaatacagtggaagctgttaaAACCGACATGTGTCCATTCCGACAAGTTGCCATCACCGGCATGAAATCTCAGTCACATTTCTGGCTTAAACATTTATCAGCTCCCCAATCCGGCACATGGTCtgaactggaatatttcttcagtcccaatgagtgccgatttacacagcttccactgtacagttTCGAATGGGATAATGCGTTACAGTTATCTAAAAGAAGCGGTCGTAAAATATATTTGGGAAGGAAAACACCTTGAACATGTTACCTAAAGTATATATTCAGCTCCTTTTAGgtctaaatgtgaaatatgtttatcaGTAGATTGTAGGTTTAATTCCCGTCATTTATATTGAAAGGTTTAAATTCGTGGATTTCAGCCATCAGGTCTTACTTGGACAAAATGAAACCTATTCAGCATACGGTCATACTGGAAAGAATGCCCAGGTTGAGGTCCTAGTGGGAAGAGGTAAACCATCTAATAAGCTACTAAGAAATCGCAAGTAACGCCTTAAATAATGGTCAATGTTCGTGATATATTTATTGGAAGAGTTTTGCTTTGTAGGTTGCTTGCTGGCTGTTCTTGAGGTTTCCACGTGTGAATATTGTTCTGTAATATTGATGGAAGCGTTGTAAACTCACACCCACGAAATGTCGGTTGGCACCTGACAGCAGGACAACTTGCTGAAGTGACCTTTCTTCCCGTTAAAGTAGACATGGGAGTACTCTATGGTTTAAGCACTTTTTCGTCCAGCCATTGACCCGGGTTCGAAAGTGCAATTTGTGCAGCCAAACTAGTGGTTGAAAACAAGAGCAACTGTCCATTCCTTAGTGGCAAAACTGTTCAAGTCACATCTTGAAGCGACTCAGTCGTTGTGAGTCGGCTCTCGGGACAAGCGCAGAGCCTCAACTCCATCcctgatccgggttagaattgatcttcagtaacccatgcttgtggcgactaaagggatcgggtggccaagctcgttgacttggttgtcacagctcataggttcccatttgcgtagatcggtgctcatgctgttgatcaatggattgtcttgtccagaatcgattgtttacggaccaccaccatatagctagaatattggtgagtgcggcgtaaagctaaactccgTCACTCATCCCTTGATACAAATACAGAGCTTAATACTTTGAACTATGGACACTGGTGATTCCGAGGTTTCAACCAATGAACGTTTTATTACATCACCAGGAACTAACCATTGTCTTAGATGGAGTCTCAGTTTTTAAgttagcttgataacgatgtaagaacctacatcgaaacgtcgctctgtGCAAGAAATacgaagctgtcatccataaagttgcatgtttcatttttgagtcACCAATTTCTAGAATGCAAATCAAACAATTAACAGAACAATGTATCGTCTAATTTTATGGGCATTACTTTTTTAATTGGAGTTGATGAAGGATGATGGcaatatttatgaatatacaaGTTCTTTTATTATGTGAAGGCGGCATTtcaacatagattctaatgtcgagATTCTTGAGAGGCGTGTAGAAGTTGGTATTGAAGCATAcgacaaaatatagagatgacaacttcttgtttattgtatgCCACAACGTTTCTgagctattccttgccccttcgtcaggtgaatTGATGAATAGATTTAGAAACGTTGTAACagacaataaacaagaagttatcATCCATATTATTTCAAATTGTCTTTTACTGATTCTAGTGTTGTTATCAAGCGACTGATACGTTCCCACGACCCACATACCATTAGAACATCGTCCAATGGTTAGTACTAAGCAGGCTGGGTCGTCCACTTCAATACGGAACTGAAACGTGGTTTCTATCAACTTGTGGAATGACTGAAGAAAAATGGCAAGTTGATGTCAAGGTGCCAGCTCCAACAGCTGTTTCTTCCCTATTATTCCTACCAAAGCCGCAGTAGTCGCTACTATCTAAGACGGCATTAGTGCCCTCGGAATTATGGTCTCTTGAAATAGGTGTGAGTGATCTCTGAAGAGTTTCAGCGTTACGTGTACACCTGTTGCTCAACATACGGCACTGGGCGGATAAAGTCAGACTGACTGAAAGATCCCTTTTGCACAATTTCCTCGCCATCATATCACACGATGACATTTCACCTCCGTGGCCGTCTCTTCACTTCGTTTATGGTATCATATACAGCGACTGACCCAGCAAACAAATATATGCTCAATGGTAGCAATTACCTGGATTTTGTCAAATGATCTTCTGAAATgatgtttgtatttaaaacaGGAATAAGAGCTTTTTGAAAATTGTTAGAAGAAACGTAACGTAACCTTATTCTATATGGTTTGATTTTATTCAAAATCTTCAAGAACAATGACAAATTCGAGATAAATGACCACTGATGTTCACTCATGTGTTGTAGTTTAATTGCATATGTGTTGTTCTTATGGACTGTTATTCGTTAATGTACCTTAAAATATTTCCCTTTCCAGCAAGATATTGACACTGATGTcatttggtgtttgtgtgtgttgcagAGATGCACAACAATCCCAGTTGGACCAACAAACTGACTTGTGCTACAAGAAGAAACTATGTAACTGGAAATCTATTGATGAGATAAATTGATGTCACACATGCCTTAGTGTATATGCAGAACAGTTTGCCCACAAATTGAGTtaactttctttttctttcgACAGATTTCTGTCGGAACTTATGTTTAAGTGCAGAAATATACTGGCAGAATATCATAATTTTCACAACTATCACTGTGTTTTTATtgattatttcagaaatatcacccAGCGAATACTGTGTATAAAAACATCTGTATTTGTGTTGAAACATTCGAATAAGTAGTAAATCAATTACGCACTCCCTTTGACAGCAAGAGTAACTCCTATTAACTGACAGGTGGGCGAATGATAACAGATTTCCAACATAATGTTATTGTCTTGAAAATCCAAATGAGCGAAAGAgagaaattaataaaaatagtTGTCTTTTCAAGCTTTTATCACATAATGTATACAGTactgtagttcatgtaaaccgTCACAAATATGATATTGCCACAACCAAGTGTCCAGTGCAGATTACAGAAGTAGCATCCTGGCATTCACATGTGCGGGGggggcctagtggttaaagcattcgctcgtcacaccgaaataAATGCTGAAAACGATAATATACTTGTCAGAGTGTTGTGCGTgactctctctgtgtgtgtgtgagagagagagaaaaaaaaacagagagagagagatgaggGGAGAAATTACAAGTGTACACACTGCAGTTAAGGGACGTTCACGATACGTCCCCGATAACACTTCGCCGTTCACTACCCCATAACCAACCACTGCTTGCCCACGATCGAGCAATCCTGATCGATGTGTAGTATATTGCGATACGTCATTTGTCAGATAAGACTTATACTTTGTAGGTATGGGGTGAAAGGTGGAGACGTCATGGGAACAAGGTCAGGTTTAAATTTACCGCTCACTGAAGGATCAGCGCCGTGATAGTGTTAACCAGTTTTAGATGTAATACAGGCAACAGGTCCATAGTAGCACAACTATGGGAGGCTATAAAACAGTTATACACAGACGATAAACATCTACATGACGTTACGGAAACAAGAATAGAGTGTATCTCAGAACTTCATACTTCGCATATGAATGAATAACAATCTACAAAACAAGATGGCAGAACAAACACCCAGGATGGCTAGTACATGGAGCATGAACAGGAACGAGGCTACTCAGGTAGGTATGAACTGATGTACTAAACTGTATTTTCAAATTATATcgtattgggaaccgatgacatgtgtcagccatgttATCAgccctgatcccgttagtcgcctcgtcgACCTCTTGCttgagatcaattctaacctagatcttcatTGTCTCAGAACTATCTGTCTGGCTTCTTTTTCATTTATTATAGATATTCCTGTTTTGTTTCTGTCCAAataacatgtcatcgtatcccaatggcgtagatcgatgctcaggctgttgattactggattctttggtgcagactcgattatttacacaccaccgtTACAGAGCTGGGatactgttgagtgcggcgtaaaactaaacccatggccactcactcattttatcaAGATGATATTTTGTTAGTGAGTAGGCATTTAATACACATAATATCACATAATATCGTACAATATCACATAATATCACATAATATCACGTTTAGAAAGTGATTAAatgtagcatatgttatatttgggatttcactttcttggtaaaatacaaatttgttGTAAGTATGTTAAATGGTGTATTCATacctttcggccgtgggagccgtgcgaAATAACACTTATCAGAGAGATACACAAAGGCCACTACTCTCTGTACGATTTCCAGTTTAGCTGAAGCCGTGACTGAGCGGGTTTGGGTGTTGACCTTTAGGAGCCTGATTCTGACGATGTGACTTCGAACCCCAGTCGGAActcaaaacatcaaaagtattaGCATATGATTGTTTAGACTCGCTTATTTATAGACTGACGCCAtatggcttaaatattgctagTGCTGTGTTTAACAACAATCAGATACACAAACACTCACTCTCAACTGTGTTTCAGCCTGTCGTGTCAGCGACTTCAAGAACGGCATACGCCACCCGGAAGACTGTAGCGCAAGGCATGCTGGACTTTGCTCTTCTAATGGCGAACGCATCCCAGCTGAAGGCCTTGCTGAAGTCAAAAACCGTCCCCCATGACGCCACGTTCATTGGTCTTTTGTTCCTGATCGCAGTGTCAATAATACTACAGATCATCACCGGCATCATCATTGCTGTCCTCGGCTCCATGGACGTCCACGACGAAGCCGCTCACATCCGGGCACACCGACTCAACAACTCCACGGTGGGGCTTATTCTTGGAATAACTATCACCAATGTGTTTATAGCTGCGTTCGGTATGGAGTTATGATATTCAGGTCAACCAACTGTCACGTACCATAAGTGCTATTAAACAACAGTAATATATAAGTGGAACTGGCCATTtgaagtctttgaatggcatttacaaGAGATACACATAAGAATGAGGgctttatggatgtcaactctTTACTATGAGGAACACATTTCGGAGACTATCGTTACTCCTtcactccttcatcaggtgatgaagggtATGAGACAGggagtacatatatgtacatatcgACTACTTTAATACGAGGAACACAACGTTTATAATAtatccttactccttcatcaggtgataaaGGGTATGAGACAGGAAGTACacatacataatgtacatatcGACTTCTTTAGTGCGAGGAACACAACTTTTATAGTATATCCTTacaccttcatcaggtgaatgaatggTATGAGACAGACAGCATGTACAGGTATATGTTCATGTATGCTATGGCTAATTAACTTTTAAATGCAGGTTTACATTTGTACTTTGCCAATCACATGCCAACACCCGTTAACTATTGCCTTCCATTGTTTAGCCTAAATCTTTGTTGTCTTATTACTTTTGTTGttcttacatgtacatatatacgcTCTGGCCTCATACCttccattcacctgatgaaagagCAAGCATATATTACGGAACATTGTGTTCCTCATAGTACAGAAGTTGACGTCAATAAAAAGCTTTATTCCTCATCTATTTGAATTACGCTATGTGACTACAGCTAGCATGTTCACAAACGAAATGGACAGTAACTGTTAttcttttgaaaacaatgtaaaaacTGCAGTTATTACTATCTGGGAGGGTATGTGACTTCCGATGTCACTTGAACATTCTGTTATTATTAGATCTTAAAGATACATTAGGCCTTGTCTAGTATACTGTGTGAACTATAGTTCAAACAGCGTACAGCATTTCTAAAATGAAACAGTATTTAATTTTATACACGGATTTAGCTACTTTATACTTTCTGTAGGGTTTACCGATAAAGATACGTTCTGGcgtgtagcaagccatttgtgcCTGTAGCTCTGATAGGATGCAAGGCCCTATATTTATATAGTACTGGGGACTTGCCCAgcctatttttcaaatattttgtgtaaacCCGGGTATTTTTATTTGTAGCTACGCCTGAGACATTACGTCGGAGACGATATAATattgcacgcatgcacgcatgcacgcatgcacgcacacacgcatgcacgcatgcacgcaccaCCTGTTCTCACTGTGCTTTCAGGGTTAGAATGTCAGTCACACATGCTGGTGGTAAGTAGACATCTAACAGAATGAGTAGCCCAGCGCAGTGATCTAGTTGACCGCTTTACCTGATCGATCCTTCAAAAAACAATCACACATGCGCACTCAAATGCATTTACGCATATACGCACTCGTGGCTCTGTAAAGTGATCCTTCCCTTGGcaacacaagaaacaaacaattttttggTTTGAATAAATACCAGTTCATCCCGTTCTAGCTTTCTTAGCATCATGCGCTCAGTCATCTATTCTACCATTGAGACTCTAAcaagttgtagattatccctgattctACCACGTAAAGTATACTGTTCAAACCACTTGTAAAtctatttcactcactcactcaatttaacGCACACATTCTCAATGGTGGTAAATCATTGTATATTACACGCATGCgttccgagtgagtgagttagtttagttttacgccacactcggcaatattaaaacaatatagcagcggtctgtaaatgatcgagtctaagtctggaccagacattccagtgatcaacaccatgggCATCGATGTAGGCAACTGGGACACGAGGGCATGAACAAGCAAGACAGCAGTCCGCATTCGGGATGTattatgtacacagattataagTTACACTAATTAAATCACTGACGTTGCAAGAATTCTAAACGAAGTCAGCTTAGCATTTTGCATGAATAAATTGAGGATAGGATGGCAGCCAATTATATTCTTCCTCAAACATTTGTCTTTGCAGAGAGCTATTGTCGCACACAATAGGACCTAGCGTGAAGGGCAAAGCGATGCTCAATCAACAACTAACGTGATTGATTGTACAATTTCCTGTAGCAATAGCCGCCATCTTAATGTCGAGGATGCTTGTACAAGGACATCAAGTAGATCAGTTTACACCGTCCTTGTCTGTTCTCACCGTCATAGCGGGTGGCGTTTGCTAAAATCACC is a window from the Haliotis asinina isolate JCU_RB_2024 chromosome 9, JCU_Hal_asi_v2, whole genome shotgun sequence genome containing:
- the LOC137297000 gene encoding ninjurin-1-like, which translates into the protein MNNNLQNKMAEQTPRMASTWSMNRNEATQPVVSATSRTAYATRKTVAQGMLDFALLMANASQLKALLKSKTVPHDATFIGLLFLIAVSIILQIITGIIIAVLGSMDVHDEAAHIRAHRLNNSTVGLILGITITNVFIAAFGMEL
- the LOC137297307 gene encoding uncharacterized protein, translated to MLQQTIVIAIIVSPSIATPCAFPELLGIEVHSAAHAVMCSLYEYLRIQLKRSICVDYQQMMTLRAILFVVAVSASTHAFSIHCKNTLLSSGMSEKFNETVAHAIHSMTVQGLSMFIKHPSEDNTIPTVNHNLRGVQKVLPYAPSDPVGSDFRTHTMNTIDKILSNLGEETDGLGSNWSPIERVVHNFHMWDLWARILDVYTTMKTPPSISLCRCLLDTRGNGIYKAVHWVADHYKTGTPITLLNRPIPKLTDAAAWATWKSRLLHYYSPAALTDAATYLHCVDMSM